A window of Armatimonadota bacterium contains these coding sequences:
- a CDS encoding protein kinase: protein MALGKIGKYEKLDVLGHGVSGIVYLAWDTLLGKHVALKEISLQAADEARFIEEARVLDRLRHPNIVQVNSVDKINGHLVIDMEYVKGTNLHEYMRRRGKLPPEEALRIAIQVCDALDFAHKNHIVHRDIKPANILLSENGKAKIVDFGLAEILGSGSYAGGAGTYAYMAPEDFEEEEHSDHRSDIWSVGVALYEMLTGQRPFQAAKPKDPFSWKRAVEEDTPIPITELEPSLPGDLEQVICKALAKDKYDRYQSAAELRDDLKFILGRIDRSVLQTGSKHFEDLPALNKEEFKNPEIELSLDELNFGKVRQGETKSLKLRVRVPGRGKTKGRVASQPGWLSVSPQVFNRRKQSLFLVAEGGNVWQPGIYEDHLTLEVDGQTITIPAVVEILPARRQFEEVFWWYVPLLVMCMLPLLPAVMGKGGVIGVGLIIAGLLAAMLFIISMAADLGILERFVPGVIAGVGLGAIIGMVKSFAEGNSTLGASQIIITSAVGTVLCLLIVAQLLTASRWRLWAIALLFISLASFAILLR, encoded by the coding sequence ATGGCGCTAGGAAAAATTGGAAAATATGAAAAGCTCGATGTGCTTGGCCATGGAGTTTCGGGCATTGTATATCTCGCATGGGATACCCTCCTTGGCAAGCATGTTGCTTTAAAGGAGATAAGTCTCCAGGCTGCGGATGAGGCACGGTTTATTGAGGAGGCGCGCGTGCTCGACCGCCTGCGCCATCCAAATATAGTGCAGGTGAACAGTGTTGACAAGATAAACGGGCACTTGGTAATTGACATGGAGTACGTGAAAGGAACAAACCTTCACGAGTACATGCGCCGCCGGGGAAAACTTCCGCCTGAAGAGGCATTGAGAATCGCCATTCAAGTATGCGATGCGCTTGATTTTGCCCATAAGAATCATATTGTCCACCGCGATATCAAACCAGCCAACATTCTGCTTTCTGAGAATGGAAAAGCGAAAATTGTGGATTTTGGCCTCGCGGAGATTTTAGGAAGCGGTTCTTATGCAGGTGGTGCAGGAACCTACGCATATATGGCGCCAGAGGACTTCGAGGAAGAAGAGCATTCGGACCATAGGTCGGACATTTGGTCGGTCGGCGTTGCTCTCTACGAAATGCTCACTGGACAGCGCCCTTTCCAAGCAGCAAAGCCAAAGGACCCATTCTCGTGGAAGCGGGCGGTCGAGGAAGACACGCCAATTCCAATTACCGAACTCGAACCATCTTTACCAGGTGATTTGGAGCAGGTTATCTGCAAAGCACTGGCGAAGGATAAATATGACCGCTACCAAAGTGCAGCTGAGTTGCGGGATGACTTAAAATTTATCCTGGGGCGCATTGATAGGTCGGTTTTACAAACAGGCTCTAAACATTTCGAGGATCTGCCTGCTTTAAATAAAGAAGAGTTCAAGAATCCAGAAATTGAACTCTCGCTGGACGAATTGAACTTTGGTAAAGTTCGCCAGGGAGAAACAAAAAGCCTGAAGCTGCGAGTTCGCGTGCCGGGGCGAGGAAAAACAAAAGGGAGAGTTGCTTCTCAGCCGGGATGGCTGAGTGTCAGCCCACAGGTTTTCAACCGCCGCAAGCAGAGTCTGTTTTTGGTTGCTGAAGGGGGAAATGTTTGGCAGCCTGGCATTTATGAGGACCATCTAACATTGGAAGTAGATGGCCAAACGATTACTATCCCGGCGGTTGTGGAAATTCTGCCAGCAAGAAGGCAGTTCGAAGAAGTATTTTGGTGGTATGTACCACTTCTTGTCATGTGCATGCTTCCACTTTTGCCTGCAGTGATGGGCAAGGGCGGAGTAATTGGGGTTGGATTAATTATAGCAGGCCTTCTTGCCGCCATGCTCTTTATCATTAGCATGGCTGCCGATTTGGGAATTCTCGAGAGGTTTGTTCCTGGAGTAATTGCTGGCGTTGGCTTAGGTGCTATCATTGGTATGGTGAAGTCTTTTGCGGAAGGTAATTCGACGCTTGGAGCTAGCCAGATTATAATCACGTCGGCAGTTGGCACAGTGTTGTGCTTGCTAATCGTAGCGCAATTACTAACAGCATCGCGCTGGCGGCTGTGGGCGATTGCACTACTCTTTATTTCGCTTGCATCTTTTGCGATACTATTAAGGTAA
- a CDS encoding Stp1/IreP family PP2C-type Ser/Thr phosphatase, giving the protein MAIPTLSSSYKTHKGKRLSNEDACLAVPSEQLGGVLDGLYIVADGMGGRSSGSVASVMAVNTIRDVLLSQLVSGIMDIKGALAHSFKAANDAIYRQAASSPELQGMGTTCVVAAVKGEQVYLGHMGDSRAYLFRNGELCRLTEDHSFVAEKIKAGEITEEQARKSRFRNVVTRTVGIEPDAEPEISSTDLKLGDILLLCTDGLTVPVSEVEIKSILASVSGPEEACDELVNAALRNGGSDNITAVVAAYGWDKSITPAMPRNKRSFSIFIGIIGLLLGIGIGLCGSNLLPSRHLKPPPIKKAQTRRISLANIEYDEPVSLSYVPLQGKILLLNQQGFIHVVDREGRLLRLDSSGAILGTLAANDLLKPKPSMASFMIASDFQGNLYISNPVGKQIVKFAPDGLFLRTIGEGKLVAPEALAVDKDGNIFVIDSGRLKVIRVKAQSEVSNGP; this is encoded by the coding sequence ATGGCTATCCCGACCTTAAGTTCGTCATATAAGACTCACAAAGGAAAGCGGCTTTCAAACGAGGATGCTTGCCTAGCTGTTCCATCTGAACAACTCGGAGGGGTACTTGATGGTCTATACATTGTTGCAGATGGCATGGGTGGAAGATCTTCTGGTTCAGTAGCAAGCGTCATGGCTGTTAACACCATCCGGGATGTGCTCCTTTCCCAGCTAGTCAGTGGAATTATGGACATCAAAGGAGCGTTAGCGCACAGTTTTAAAGCAGCAAATGATGCCATTTATAGGCAGGCAGCATCTAGCCCCGAACTTCAGGGCATGGGGACCACTTGTGTCGTTGCCGCAGTCAAAGGCGAACAGGTTTACTTGGGGCACATGGGTGATAGTCGCGCTTACCTTTTTCGCAACGGAGAACTTTGCCGTCTAACAGAGGATCACTCATTCGTTGCTGAGAAAATCAAGGCAGGCGAAATAACCGAAGAGCAAGCGCGCAAAAGTCGGTTCCGCAATGTGGTAACTCGCACGGTAGGTATAGAGCCAGATGCAGAGCCTGAGATAAGCTCTACCGACTTGAAACTTGGCGATATTCTTCTTCTCTGCACAGATGGTTTGACGGTTCCTGTTTCTGAGGTTGAAATAAAATCCATCCTAGCTAGTGTGTCTGGTCCTGAGGAGGCGTGCGACGAGCTTGTGAATGCGGCGCTGAGGAATGGTGGTTCAGATAATATAACCGCCGTTGTTGCAGCCTATGGATGGGATAAGAGCATTACACCAGCCATGCCCAGGAATAAACGCAGCTTTTCGATATTCATTGGTATAATTGGATTGCTTTTGGGAATCGGGATTGGGCTTTGCGGGAGCAACTTGCTTCCGTCGAGGCACCTAAAGCCGCCCCCCATTAAGAAAGCCCAGACGCGGCGTATAAGTCTTGCAAATATCGAGTATGATGAACCGGTCTCACTTAGCTATGTACCGCTTCAGGGCAAAATTCTCTTGCTCAATCAGCAGGGGTTTATACATGTTGTTGATAGAGAGGGCCGTTTGCTCAGGTTGGATTCTTCTGGTGCTATTCTCGGCACCCTTGCGGCGAACGACTTGCTGAAACCTAAGCCATCTATGGCATCGTTTATGATTGCTTCAGATTTTCAAGGCAATCTTTACATCTCCAACCCCGTTGGAAAGCAAATTGTAAAGTTTGCGCCCGATGGTCTTTTCCTAAGGACGATTGGAGAGGGCAAGCTTGTTGCTCCTGAAGCACTCGCAGTAGATAAGGACGGGAACATATTCGTAATTGATAGTGGGCGGCTGAAGGTAATCCGCGTTAAAGCTCAAAGTGAAGTGTCTAATGGTCCATAG
- a CDS encoding DUF3662 domain-containing protein has protein sequence MDILEKLNKAFAGWYESWFGDAESDIRPKDVLRRIINAMEDNRKEGIDGKVYVPNKYILELNFESDEERDYLLAFLDKAELESALRKYMAQNKYYLRGPLDFTIEELSVEEGKSQLEKLRVKCKWDVRPAEKEIEMSNQIGPQMPYKLEEEHTIPAVETWDDATIAPPTLIVNHVDGRVQQFMLNKPDILIGRSKRLGNDLILDKDGMVSKRHARITLGKEGFKIRDLNSTNGVWVNDERIESHLLRDGDHIRLGATQMVFKSSAAEPKIPPLATSCARRPRLLLKTPCGTEEEFLLASEVIIGKSLTSDVRITDAGVESQHARVFSPDGIIFYLEDLGSRSGTRINGELVPAHSPVRLLPGDKIVVGKVEIGFEMD, from the coding sequence ATGGATATACTTGAGAAACTGAACAAAGCCTTCGCTGGTTGGTACGAATCCTGGTTTGGCGATGCAGAAAGCGATATTCGGCCAAAGGATGTGCTGCGAAGGATCATCAATGCTATGGAGGATAACCGCAAGGAGGGGATTGATGGCAAGGTTTATGTGCCGAATAAATATATACTTGAGCTCAACTTTGAGAGTGACGAGGAAAGAGACTACCTTCTGGCATTTCTAGACAAAGCAGAGCTCGAATCAGCCCTCCGCAAGTATATGGCGCAGAATAAATACTACCTTCGTGGACCGCTGGATTTTACCATCGAAGAACTATCCGTTGAGGAAGGCAAATCTCAGCTAGAAAAACTAAGGGTAAAGTGCAAATGGGATGTTCGTCCTGCTGAGAAGGAAATTGAAATGTCCAATCAAATTGGTCCACAAATGCCTTATAAGCTCGAAGAGGAACACACCATACCCGCCGTCGAGACATGGGATGACGCAACGATTGCACCCCCAACTCTCATTGTTAACCATGTTGATGGGAGAGTCCAACAATTTATGCTGAATAAGCCCGACATTTTAATCGGAAGATCAAAGCGGTTAGGTAACGATTTGATTCTTGATAAGGATGGAATGGTTTCGAAAAGGCATGCTCGAATCACCCTTGGCAAAGAAGGCTTCAAGATTAGGGATTTGAACAGCACAAACGGCGTTTGGGTGAATGACGAGCGCATTGAAAGTCACTTACTCAGAGATGGCGACCACATCAGGCTTGGCGCAACACAAATGGTTTTCAAAAGCTCGGCAGCCGAACCGAAGATTCCGCCGCTAGCTACTTCGTGTGCAAGACGCCCGCGATTGTTACTCAAGACTCCATGCGGAACTGAAGAAGAATTTCTGTTGGCATCGGAGGTCATTATTGGCAAGTCCCTGACTTCTGATGTTCGCATTACAGATGCCGGCGTGGAAAGTCAACATGCCAGGGTGTTCTCGCCTGACGGGATAATTTTTTACTTGGAGGATCTCGGTAGTCGCAGCGGAACCAGAATCAATGGCGAGCTAGTGCCTGCACACTCGCCGGTGAGGCTTCTGCCAGGCGATAAGATAGTTGTAGGGAAAGTAGAGATCGGCTTTGAAATGGATTAG
- a CDS encoding aldo/keto reductase — translation MSPKITRREFLTGAIATAYSPKLLANSERKLASLTDRVVLGKTGIRVSYLGFGTGTKGWDKRSNQTKLGTVKFSRLINYAYDLGVNYFDVADIYGTHSYVRAALRRIPRENYVIQTKIWYRTCKDAQQDLDRFLLELGTDYIDILLVHCVTEGTWAADQREIMDVLSAAKEKKIIRAHGISIHSLEAMKSAIENSWVDLALVRINHKGAKMDGQPSEVVTVIKKLHNAGKAVVGIKILGEGTIAEERDASLKYVLGLDCIDSIIVGFESTEQIDDILKRSKSIMT, via the coding sequence ATGTCTCCTAAGATAACTAGACGTGAATTCTTGACTGGTGCCATAGCTACTGCATATTCGCCTAAGTTGCTTGCCAATTCGGAGCGAAAGCTTGCATCGCTAACCGACCGTGTAGTACTTGGCAAAACCGGCATCAGGGTTTCCTATCTCGGTTTTGGTACTGGTACAAAAGGCTGGGACAAGCGTTCAAACCAAACCAAACTCGGAACGGTTAAGTTTTCCCGCTTAATCAATTATGCTTATGACCTTGGAGTGAACTATTTCGACGTTGCAGATATCTATGGTACACACTCGTATGTTCGTGCTGCTCTCAGGCGAATACCTCGGGAAAATTATGTTATCCAAACTAAGATATGGTACCGCACGTGCAAAGACGCTCAGCAGGATTTAGACCGGTTTCTTTTAGAGCTCGGTACCGACTATATAGATATCCTCTTGGTTCACTGCGTAACCGAGGGCACATGGGCTGCTGACCAGCGCGAAATTATGGATGTGCTTTCTGCGGCGAAGGAAAAGAAGATTATCCGAGCACATGGAATTTCAATCCATTCGCTTGAGGCGATGAAGTCAGCGATTGAGAACTCTTGGGTAGATCTTGCCCTTGTTCGTATTAACCACAAGGGCGCGAAAATGGACGGTCAACCTTCCGAGGTAGTGACGGTGATAAAGAAACTGCATAACGCAGGGAAGGCCGTCGTTGGGATTAAAATTCTGGGCGAGGGGACAATAGCTGAGGAGCGTGATGCTTCGCTTAAGTATGTACTTGGCCTTGATTGCATTGATTCCATAATTGTCGGCTTTGAATCAACCGAGCAAATTGACGATATCCTGAAGCGTAGTAAAAGTATTATGACTTAA
- a CDS encoding DUF2961 domain-containing protein produces the protein MVSKVALVLAMFLNVIICQAALDIYPQVESICRLWEGETKQVNALWGENPKEMQFGEGRSKVIIADLKGPGIITMIHFALPQAMKLNRDTILRIYWDGEKNPSVETPLVDFFCDPNGVLERVESALVNKKRGWNCYFPMPFAKSARVEVETDNPRYPNGSWSANPCYSYVIYRTLKSLPPDVGYFHATWRQKTLLLGKEDYKVFEARGRGQFIGWNVTIRHVGNPSGGYPVDENVKFYIDGEAEPSIEWQGLEDSFGFSWGFPKQENSFAYTGYQPFLNGAAAYRFTLNDCISFKKSLRMTVGFGKNEAPFFREEFSKSENPLQISSVAYWYQKEPHMLFSPLPPARSRRPFVVPQAKTEPPEPGETFVVHCGRLQNEDEYLAEGWDFVLKKGYSFSGSPWPGPVNYCWADFDSLEFDIICPKGVSGTLRMFIIDPDNFGGGRKQSITVAGRLIGEYEGFQSGRWIEVPIAASDTSTGRIPVVMKNLKPRSNAVVSILRFRVR, from the coding sequence ATGGTATCAAAGGTTGCCCTTGTGTTAGCTATGTTCCTCAACGTAATTATTTGCCAGGCTGCGCTTGACATCTATCCCCAAGTGGAATCAATCTGTCGCCTCTGGGAAGGGGAAACTAAACAGGTGAACGCGCTTTGGGGTGAGAACCCAAAGGAAATGCAGTTTGGCGAAGGGCGAAGCAAAGTCATAATTGCTGATTTAAAGGGGCCAGGGATCATTACAATGATTCACTTTGCACTTCCGCAGGCGATGAAGTTGAATCGCGATACTATACTTAGAATTTATTGGGATGGCGAGAAAAATCCTAGTGTTGAGACACCGCTTGTAGATTTCTTCTGTGACCCCAATGGTGTTCTTGAGCGTGTGGAATCGGCCCTTGTTAACAAGAAGCGTGGATGGAATTGCTATTTCCCAATGCCATTCGCCAAGTCGGCCCGAGTTGAGGTCGAAACGGACAATCCGCGCTATCCAAACGGTTCGTGGTCGGCAAACCCGTGTTATAGCTACGTTATCTACCGCACGCTTAAGTCATTGCCGCCGGACGTCGGATATTTTCATGCTACTTGGCGGCAGAAGACGCTCCTTCTTGGCAAGGAAGATTATAAGGTTTTCGAAGCACGGGGCAGGGGACAATTTATTGGTTGGAATGTTACCATCCGTCATGTTGGCAATCCGTCGGGAGGATATCCAGTAGATGAAAATGTTAAATTCTACATTGACGGAGAGGCAGAACCATCCATTGAATGGCAAGGTCTAGAGGATTCATTTGGCTTTAGCTGGGGATTCCCCAAGCAGGAGAATAGCTTTGCATATACTGGATACCAGCCGTTTCTAAATGGTGCGGCGGCATATCGTTTTACTCTTAATGACTGCATTTCATTTAAAAAATCGTTAAGGATGACAGTCGGCTTTGGCAAGAACGAAGCGCCTTTCTTCCGCGAAGAGTTCTCTAAATCCGAGAACCCCCTCCAAATTTCAAGCGTGGCATATTGGTATCAGAAAGAGCCGCATATGCTGTTTTCTCCGCTACCGCCGGCAAGAAGTCGCCGGCCTTTTGTAGTGCCCCAAGCTAAAACCGAGCCTCCGGAGCCCGGAGAGACTTTTGTCGTGCATTGCGGTAGATTACAGAATGAGGATGAATACCTCGCAGAGGGCTGGGATTTTGTTTTAAAGAAAGGCTATTCATTCTCAGGTTCGCCTTGGCCAGGTCCTGTTAATTACTGCTGGGCTGATTTTGATTCGCTTGAATTCGACATCATTTGTCCGAAAGGGGTTTCAGGAACATTGCGCATGTTTATTATCGACCCAGACAATTTTGGTGGTGGCCGGAAACAGTCCATCACGGTAGCAGGACGGTTAATAGGGGAATATGAGGGTTTCCAATCAGGTAGGTGGATCGAGGTTCCAATTGCTGCAAGCGATACTTCAACCGGCCGCATACCGGTTGTGATGAAGAATCTCAAGCCTCGGAGCAATGCAGTTGTGTCTATACTGCGCTTTCGTGTGAGGTGA
- a CDS encoding inositol monophosphatase family protein — MELPKTLVELAYAIRATVRPHIGLQTSRLVKGKSVSGDEAFEIDKIAEQAIDDFIRKHELQVAYYSEDRGLVKFGKPEYVLIIDPIDGTRPAMAGFESCVVSIALAPCSEDIRLSDVVFGCILEIKNDRLFTASRKGFASIREGERELPVTLSANEELDKMAWTFELAGRPIELVTDVLSPLIDKSSLRGGVFVFSSTAYSLTRLLTGQLSAVVDVGNRIFRDFPETRNRFIQAGMGTVMGLFPYDIAAAVLIAETAGCTVTDAYGNKLDDTLLLNASESNIRSCIATSNPRLHELILSTIESRMEELSIA; from the coding sequence ATGGAACTACCGAAAACGTTGGTCGAGCTTGCATATGCTATCCGCGCAACAGTACGACCCCATATCGGCTTGCAAACATCGAGGTTGGTAAAAGGGAAGTCAGTTAGTGGCGACGAGGCATTTGAAATAGATAAAATTGCAGAACAAGCCATAGACGACTTCATCCGAAAGCACGAGCTTCAGGTCGCATATTATTCAGAAGACCGTGGGCTAGTGAAGTTTGGAAAACCTGAATATGTCTTAATCATCGACCCAATTGACGGCACTCGCCCAGCAATGGCAGGTTTCGAAAGTTGCGTCGTTTCCATCGCGCTTGCTCCATGTTCAGAGGATATTCGCCTCTCTGACGTTGTTTTTGGCTGTATTCTCGAGATTAAAAATGACCGATTATTCACAGCTAGTCGAAAGGGCTTTGCAAGCATTCGTGAAGGCGAGCGTGAACTACCGGTGACGCTTTCGGCAAATGAGGAGTTAGACAAGATGGCTTGGACCTTTGAACTTGCAGGTCGGCCAATCGAACTGGTGACTGATGTCCTATCGCCGCTAATAGACAAATCCTCCCTAAGAGGCGGAGTCTTCGTTTTTAGCAGCACTGCATACTCTCTAACACGACTTCTAACAGGTCAGTTGAGCGCAGTAGTAGACGTAGGAAACCGAATTTTCCGTGATTTCCCAGAGACACGCAATCGTTTCATCCAAGCCGGAATGGGAACCGTAATGGGTTTATTCCCTTATGACATCGCAGCAGCGGTGTTAATTGCTGAAACTGCTGGCTGCACCGTAACAGATGCTTATGGAAACAAACTCGACGATACTTTGCTATTGAACGCTTCTGAGTCAAATATTCGCAGTTGCATTGCCACATCGAACCCTCGGCTGCATGAACTTATACTTTCCACCATTGAATCACGAATGGAGGAACTCTCAATTGCATAG